Proteins found in one Vespula pensylvanica isolate Volc-1 chromosome 10, ASM1446617v1, whole genome shotgun sequence genomic segment:
- the LOC122632692 gene encoding vang-like protein 2 isoform X1 gives METESVKSGASEHSHSQHSRSSQKHHKVYNNSTKSHHRQHSHRTTRSSRSQRKERQNINTNEMAPFQTTVNVRGDSVDNLGQEVIEVQILPQDENWGENTTAVTGNTSDRSESTEDVTHWPNETDTSFGSACNRHIVPIVAVLLGICAFLSPIAMVILPKLGFFPDTTTALTMQQKLQLLSCNAECKGQLLGLAFKLVLLVIGSWAVFLRPRNATMPRVFLFRAGVLLLTMLCICTYWLFYVVQVTESAKTAANGEITEYKSLVNYAGTLADTLLFIHYVAVLLIEIRHFQPTFYVKVVRSPDGESRSYAVGQLSIQRAAVWVLERYYTDFPIYNPYLERLPVSKSSRKQSSFKFYDVDGGVSSGVQSRGGSGDRAVLAAQARRRDSSHNGRFYEEHDYERRVRKRRARLITAAEEAFAHIKRLHSEVESTPGPGPMDPMEAAQAVFPSMARALQKYLRVTRQQPRHSVESILNRFARCLAQDAAPRAFLEPFFTTSPVLSNEKERQKGSHHWALICEGELPSRPLANGCEFQLRQGEIALLCTAYRLPHFHLTEQLAHPKSNKFLLRLNSETSV, from the exons ATGGAGACGGAGAGCGTAAAATCAGGGGCTAGCGAGCATAGCCATAGCCAGCACAGCAGGTCTTCGCAAAAACACCATAAAGTATATAACAACAGTACCAAATCTCATCATCGACAACATTCTCACAGAACTACAAG gaGTAGTCGaagtcaaagaaaagaaagacagaatataaatacaaacgaAATGGCTCCTTTTCAAACAACAGTTAATGTACGTGGAGATAGTGTGGATAACTTAGGTCAAGAGGTTATTGAAGTACAAATATTACCTCAAGATGAGAATTGGGGAGAAAATACTACAGCTGTAACTGGCAATACATCTGACAGGTCAGAATCAACTGAAGATGTAACTCATTGGCCAAATGAAACCGACACTTCATTCGGATCTGCCTGTAATCGACACATTGTTCCAATAGTAGCTGTGTTACTTGGAATATGTGCTTTTTTAAGTCCTATAGCAATGGTCATATTACCTAAATTAGGATTTTTTCCTGATACAACAACTGCGTTAACAATGCAACAAAAACTACAATTGCTTTCATGCAATGCAGAATGCAAAGGACAATTGCTAGGATTAGCCTTTAAATTAGTACTATTAGTTATTGGAAGTTGGGCTGTATTTCTACGCCCACGAAATGCTACTATGCCACGTGTATTTTTATTCAGAGCTGGTGTGTTACTTCTTACGATGCTGTGCATTTGTACTTATTGGTTGTTTTATGTTGTTCAG gTCACAGAAAGTGCTAAGACTGCTGCAAATGGTGAAATAACAGAGTACAAAAGTTTAGTAAATTATGCGGGTACTCTTGCAGATACATTACTATTCATTCACTATGTTGCTGTGCTACTTATAGAAATTCGTCATTTTCAACCAACATTCTATGTGaag GTTGTGAGATCTCCAGATGGTGAATCGAGATCTTATGCAGTAGGACAATTATCGATACAAAGAGCAGCAGTATGGGTATTGGAAAGGTATTACACAGATTTTCCAATTTACAATCCATATCTAGAACGTTTACCTGTCTCTAAATCAAGTCGAAAGCAATCAAGTTTCAAATTTTATGATGTTGATGGAGGTGTCTCAAGTGGTGTTCAGTCGCGTGGGGGTAGCGGCGATAGAGCAGTATTGGCTGCACAAGCTCGACGTAGAGATTCTAGCCATAATGGCCGCTTTTACGAAGAACATGATTATGAAAGAAGAGTACGCAAACGAAGAGCACGCTTAATTACTGCCGCAGAAGAAGCATTTGCTCATATCAAACGATTACACTCTGAAGTTGAATCCACGCCAGGTCCTGGTCCTATGGACCCAATGGAAGCTGCACAGGCAGTATTTCCATCTATGGCAAGAGCTTTACAAAAATACTTAAGAGTTACACGTCAACAACCTCGTCATTCTGTAGAATcaatattaaatcgttttgCAAGATGTTTAGCACAAGATGCAGCACCGCGTGCATTTTTGGAACCTTTTTTTACGACAAGTCCTGTTCTTTctaatgaaaaggaaagacaaaagGGTTCTCATCATTGGGCTTTAATCTGCGAAGGTGAGTTGCCATCACGACCTCTTGCAAATGGTTGTGAATTTCAGTTAAGACAAGGTGAGATTGCACTTTTGTGCACAGCATATCGATTACCGCATTTTCATCTCACTGAACAACTTGCACATCCTAAATCTAATAAGTTTCTCTTGAGGTTGAATTCAGAAACTTCTGTGTAG
- the LOC122632692 gene encoding vang-like protein 2-B isoform X2, with amino-acid sequence MKSSRSQRKERQNINTNEMAPFQTTVNVRGDSVDNLGQEVIEVQILPQDENWGENTTAVTGNTSDRSESTEDVTHWPNETDTSFGSACNRHIVPIVAVLLGICAFLSPIAMVILPKLGFFPDTTTALTMQQKLQLLSCNAECKGQLLGLAFKLVLLVIGSWAVFLRPRNATMPRVFLFRAGVLLLTMLCICTYWLFYVVQVTESAKTAANGEITEYKSLVNYAGTLADTLLFIHYVAVLLIEIRHFQPTFYVKVVRSPDGESRSYAVGQLSIQRAAVWVLERYYTDFPIYNPYLERLPVSKSSRKQSSFKFYDVDGGVSSGVQSRGGSGDRAVLAAQARRRDSSHNGRFYEEHDYERRVRKRRARLITAAEEAFAHIKRLHSEVESTPGPGPMDPMEAAQAVFPSMARALQKYLRVTRQQPRHSVESILNRFARCLAQDAAPRAFLEPFFTTSPVLSNEKERQKGSHHWALICEGELPSRPLANGCEFQLRQGEIALLCTAYRLPHFHLTEQLAHPKSNKFLLRLNSETSV; translated from the exons ATGAA gaGTAGTCGaagtcaaagaaaagaaagacagaatataaatacaaacgaAATGGCTCCTTTTCAAACAACAGTTAATGTACGTGGAGATAGTGTGGATAACTTAGGTCAAGAGGTTATTGAAGTACAAATATTACCTCAAGATGAGAATTGGGGAGAAAATACTACAGCTGTAACTGGCAATACATCTGACAGGTCAGAATCAACTGAAGATGTAACTCATTGGCCAAATGAAACCGACACTTCATTCGGATCTGCCTGTAATCGACACATTGTTCCAATAGTAGCTGTGTTACTTGGAATATGTGCTTTTTTAAGTCCTATAGCAATGGTCATATTACCTAAATTAGGATTTTTTCCTGATACAACAACTGCGTTAACAATGCAACAAAAACTACAATTGCTTTCATGCAATGCAGAATGCAAAGGACAATTGCTAGGATTAGCCTTTAAATTAGTACTATTAGTTATTGGAAGTTGGGCTGTATTTCTACGCCCACGAAATGCTACTATGCCACGTGTATTTTTATTCAGAGCTGGTGTGTTACTTCTTACGATGCTGTGCATTTGTACTTATTGGTTGTTTTATGTTGTTCAG gTCACAGAAAGTGCTAAGACTGCTGCAAATGGTGAAATAACAGAGTACAAAAGTTTAGTAAATTATGCGGGTACTCTTGCAGATACATTACTATTCATTCACTATGTTGCTGTGCTACTTATAGAAATTCGTCATTTTCAACCAACATTCTATGTGaag GTTGTGAGATCTCCAGATGGTGAATCGAGATCTTATGCAGTAGGACAATTATCGATACAAAGAGCAGCAGTATGGGTATTGGAAAGGTATTACACAGATTTTCCAATTTACAATCCATATCTAGAACGTTTACCTGTCTCTAAATCAAGTCGAAAGCAATCAAGTTTCAAATTTTATGATGTTGATGGAGGTGTCTCAAGTGGTGTTCAGTCGCGTGGGGGTAGCGGCGATAGAGCAGTATTGGCTGCACAAGCTCGACGTAGAGATTCTAGCCATAATGGCCGCTTTTACGAAGAACATGATTATGAAAGAAGAGTACGCAAACGAAGAGCACGCTTAATTACTGCCGCAGAAGAAGCATTTGCTCATATCAAACGATTACACTCTGAAGTTGAATCCACGCCAGGTCCTGGTCCTATGGACCCAATGGAAGCTGCACAGGCAGTATTTCCATCTATGGCAAGAGCTTTACAAAAATACTTAAGAGTTACACGTCAACAACCTCGTCATTCTGTAGAATcaatattaaatcgttttgCAAGATGTTTAGCACAAGATGCAGCACCGCGTGCATTTTTGGAACCTTTTTTTACGACAAGTCCTGTTCTTTctaatgaaaaggaaagacaaaagGGTTCTCATCATTGGGCTTTAATCTGCGAAGGTGAGTTGCCATCACGACCTCTTGCAAATGGTTGTGAATTTCAGTTAAGACAAGGTGAGATTGCACTTTTGTGCACAGCATATCGATTACCGCATTTTCATCTCACTGAACAACTTGCACATCCTAAATCTAATAAGTTTCTCTTGAGGTTGAATTCAGAAACTTCTGTGTAG
- the LOC122632697 gene encoding prefoldin subunit 2 yields MASEKKSGKTSSKGGKSNEEIFAGFQTLRNEQRMMANKLSEMEMELNEHKIVIDTLKNVDPKRKCYRMIGGVLCERTVEDVMPTLVTNKEQLIKVIEALNDQLTKKGIEINEYKEKHNIRIRGQDDLQHPEEESKEAKRNAIVVNPIEV; encoded by the exons ATGGCTAGCGAAAAAAAATCGGGAAAAACGTCTTCAAAAGGTGGAAAATCGAATGAAGAAATATTCGCTGGATTTCAAACACTTCGAAATGAACAAAGAATGATGGCTAATAAATTATCCGAAATGGAAATGGAATTAAATGAACATAA aaTTGTTATCGatactttaaaaaatgttgatcCTAAAAGAAAGTGTTATAGAATGATTGGAGGAGTATTATGTGAGCGTACCGTCGAAGATGTAATGCCCACATTAGTAACAAACAAAGAACAG ttGATTAAAGTAATAGAAGCTTTGAATGACCAATTAACTAAAAAAGGTATTGAAATAAATgagtataaagaaaaacataatattAGAATTCGAGGTCAAGATGACTTACAACATCCGGAGGAAGAATCAAAAGAAGCGAAAAGGAATGCAATTGTTGTAAATCCTATTGAGGtttaa